One segment of Pristis pectinata isolate sPriPec2 chromosome 3, sPriPec2.1.pri, whole genome shotgun sequence DNA contains the following:
- the LOC127568468 gene encoding centromere protein F-like, translated as MDKGKIFEMAKILEHLEMDKRDKDEQFLELEMELKRTKSNKANLENHILEVEVDLDKLQTKKQTLEKELESAQQAINVQTEKLTELEAKSNKFTQDLHALAETNDKLEQTNKSLKTKVQEFEAEKIYSANMNGLLEGEIRKLTNQLQTVAEHMEQASKEKEDLIQQLQYLENNAKLDTERKEEFQKQLNQLKEENISMCEQTEDLQNKISVIELEKSKLLQSLESSLLEKGEVAARLNSTKTEVAEMRHAIEKLKVRIEADQKKSQDMAAKLKASDRKADSLQDKIEALERELQASEENTEDLVMQAETAKEQVEVLEEEKKTITEKLELLVVKLNTLSSEKQDLEKQLRQNQEKLEDNCSNLLRNSEAAENERLKMAEAYEGSINELQTQISNLNEKMKNCQEELEVLRENEKNYLSQNSCLECEKIQLSNQLQEAAGLSVGLQSANAVLNKDLQAVQQKLDEHLEEKEKLQQQIMDLETLKQKNSTDLCNLQTEMENLKKENQNLQRAAAEFQQAAHDLSVKHNAMLITKETSEKQLKKELQVAQLKASALLDQVNELTENNNKLQSDLSFANEKILKIQEDFDMEKNLISAQLEEFRSQTESFKLQLEFSQSEKYKLEKGPWILPE; from the exons ATGGATAAAGGTAAAATTTTTGAAATGGCCAAGATCTTGGAGCATCTAGAGATGGATAAAAGGGACAAGGATGAACAGTTCCTTGAACTTGAAATGGAACTGAAACGAACAAAGTCAAATAAAGCTAATTTAGAAAATCATATCCTGGAAGTGGAAGTTGACCTGGACAAACTTCAGACCAAGAAGCAAACTTTGGAAAAGGAACTTGAATCGGCTCAACAAGCTATTAATGTGCAGACAGAAAAGCTGACTGAGCTTGAAGCAAAAAGTAACAAGTTTACTCAGGATCTTCACGCGTTAGCTGAAACAAATGATAAACTAGAGCAAACCAATAAAAGTTTGAAGACCAAGGTGCAGGAATTTGAAGCAGAGAAAATCTACAGTGCTAACATGAATGGGTTGCTTGAAGGTGAAATAAGGAAACTCACCAACCAGCTACAAACTGTTGCAGAACATATGGAGCAGGCTTCAAAGGAAAAGGAAGACTTGATCCAACAACTccaatatttggaaaataatgCTAAGTTGGATACAGAAAGAAAGGAGGAATTCCAAAAGCAATTGAATCAGTTGAAGGAAGAAAACATATCCATGTGTGAGCAGACTGAGGATTTGCAAAACAAGATTAGTGTAATAGAACTTGAAAAATCAAAACTACTCCAGTCTTTGGAATCCTCTTTGCTGGAAAAAGGTGAAGTTGCAGCAAGGCTGAACTCCACCAAGACAGAGGTAGCGGAAATGCGGCATGCTATTGAGAAGCTTAAAGTACGCATTGAGGCAGATCAGAAGAAAAGCCAGGACATGGCTGCAAAACTCAAAGCAAGTGATCGAAAAGCAGACTCTCTTCAAGATAAGATTGAGGCTCTTGAAAGGGAGCTTCAGGCCTCGGAGGAAAATACAGAGGACTTAGTAATGCAAGCTGAAACTGCAAAGGAACAGGTTGAAGTAttggaggaagagaaaaaaactaTTACTGAGAAACTGGAGTTATTGGTTGTAAAGCTCAATACCTTGTCCTCTGAGAAACAAGATCTAGAAAAGCAACTACGACAAAATCAAGAGAAGTTAGAAGATAATTGTTCAAATTTGTTAAGAAACTCAGAAGCAGCCGAAAACGAAAGACTCAAAATGGCAGAAGCTTATGAGGGTTCTATTAATGAACTACAGACTCAAATTAGCAATTTAAATGAAAAGATGAAAAATTGCCAAGAGGAATTGGAAGTACttagagaaaatgagaaaaattacCTCAGTCAAAATTCATGTTTGGAATGTGAAAAGATCCAACTATCCAATCAACTTCAGGAAGCTGCTGgcttaagtgtgggtcttcagtcggCAAATGCAGTGCTAAATAAAGATCTTCAAGCTGTTCAGCAGAAGTTAGATGAGCACCTAGAAGAGAAGGAGAAGCTTCAGCAACAAATCATGGATCTGGAGACATTGAAGCAAAAGAACTCAACAGATTTGTGTAATTTACAGACTGAGATGGAAAACTTGAAGAAAGAAAACCAGAACCTGCAGAGGGCAGCAGCTGAATTTCAGCAGGCTGCACATGATCTGTCAGTTAAGCATAACGCAATGCTAATCACTAAGGAAACTTCTGAGAAGCAACTAAAGAAAGAATTACAGGTTGCTCAGTTAAAGGCTTCTGCACTTCTTGATCAG GTAAATGAACTGACTGAGAAtaacaataaactgcagagtgaTTTGTCCTTCGCCAATGAAAAGATTCTGAAAATACAAGAAGACTTTGATATGGAAAAGAATTTAATTTCCGCACAACTTGAAGAGTTCAGAAGTCAGACAGAAAGCTTTAAG TTGCAGCTAGAATTCTCTCAATCAGAAAAATACAAGTTGGAAAAAGGACCTTGGATACTTCCAGAATGA